The following proteins come from a genomic window of Musa acuminata AAA Group cultivar baxijiao chromosome BXJ1-7, Cavendish_Baxijiao_AAA, whole genome shotgun sequence:
- the LOC135679472 gene encoding uncharacterized protein ycf36-like isoform X2, translating into MAASLFLSLLPAHKLPSNSTPVLTRRTANKKQKSKNICPISASSSSSFRNGSPSETDCPVPLDQQPVNEYQSLSTSLPFSWATADLRLYSSRLALTGASFALIVGLPVSAFGTGSLSDPRCALGVVSAGLLAVTLAVLRMYLGWAYIGNRLLSATVEYEETGWYDGQVKPVLSRVKLTLIGLAISLVACAFLFINIENPRDTSKDSGERAVAGAYSDESARSFEPDAFCGEPDLS; encoded by the exons ATGGCGGCATCTCTTTTCCTCTCTCTCCTCCCCGCACACAAGCTCCCTTCTAATTCTACCCCTGTCCTTACGAGGAGGACGGCAAACAAGAAGCAGAAGAGCAAGAATATCTGCCCAATATccgcctcctcgtcctcctccttccgCAACGGGAGCCCGTCAGAGACGGACTGTCCGGTGCCTCTGGATCAGCAGCCGGTGAACGAGTACCAGTCCCTCTCAACCTCCCTCCCCTTCTCCTGGGCCACCGCCGACCTCCGCCTCTACTCCTCCCGCCTCGCCCTCACCGGCGCCTCCTTCGCCCTCATCGTCGGCCTCCCCGTCTCCGCCTTCGGAACCGGCAGCCTCTCCGACCCCCGCTGCGCCCTCGGGGTCGTCTCCGCCGGTCTTCTCGCCGTCACGCTCGCCGTCCTCCGGATGTACCTCGGATGGGCTTACATCGGCAACCGCTTGCTCAGCGCCACTGTCGAGT ATGAGGAGACGGGATGGTATGATGGTCAG GTGAAACCCGTGTTAAGCAGAGTGAAGCTTACTTTAATAGGTCTCGCGATCTCCTTAGTCGCATGTGCCTTCCTTTTCATCAATATCGAAAACCCAAGGGATACATCAAAAGATTCTGGGGAGCGAGCTGTAGCTGGGGCATACAGTGATGAATCTGCAAGGTCATTTGAGCCGGATGCATTCTGCGGTGAGCCTGATCTGTCATAA
- the LOC135679472 gene encoding uncharacterized protein ycf36-like isoform X1, translating to MAASLFLSLLPAHKLPSNSTPVLTRRTANKKQKSKNICPISASSSSSFRNGSPSETDCPVPLDQQPVNEYQSLSTSLPFSWATADLRLYSSRLALTGASFALIVGLPVSAFGTGSLSDPRCALGVVSAGLLAVTLAVLRMYLGWAYIGNRLLSATVEYEETGWYDGQIWVKTPEVLARDRLLGSFSVKPVLSRVKLTLIGLAISLVACAFLFINIENPRDTSKDSGERAVAGAYSDESARSFEPDAFCGEPDLS from the exons ATGGCGGCATCTCTTTTCCTCTCTCTCCTCCCCGCACACAAGCTCCCTTCTAATTCTACCCCTGTCCTTACGAGGAGGACGGCAAACAAGAAGCAGAAGAGCAAGAATATCTGCCCAATATccgcctcctcgtcctcctccttccgCAACGGGAGCCCGTCAGAGACGGACTGTCCGGTGCCTCTGGATCAGCAGCCGGTGAACGAGTACCAGTCCCTCTCAACCTCCCTCCCCTTCTCCTGGGCCACCGCCGACCTCCGCCTCTACTCCTCCCGCCTCGCCCTCACCGGCGCCTCCTTCGCCCTCATCGTCGGCCTCCCCGTCTCCGCCTTCGGAACCGGCAGCCTCTCCGACCCCCGCTGCGCCCTCGGGGTCGTCTCCGCCGGTCTTCTCGCCGTCACGCTCGCCGTCCTCCGGATGTACCTCGGATGGGCTTACATCGGCAACCGCTTGCTCAGCGCCACTGTCGAGT ATGAGGAGACGGGATGGTATGATGGTCAG ATATGGGTGAAGACCCCTGAAGTTTTAGCTCGCGATCGTCTTCTAGGTTCATTTTCT GTGAAACCCGTGTTAAGCAGAGTGAAGCTTACTTTAATAGGTCTCGCGATCTCCTTAGTCGCATGTGCCTTCCTTTTCATCAATATCGAAAACCCAAGGGATACATCAAAAGATTCTGGGGAGCGAGCTGTAGCTGGGGCATACAGTGATGAATCTGCAAGGTCATTTGAGCCGGATGCATTCTGCGGTGAGCCTGATCTGTCATAA
- the LOC103992699 gene encoding uncharacterized protein At4g29660 codes for MASRLWRMYADRQFYKWEKTVLWDMIEPYRRPKSFTPLISIYVAAFYTGVIGSAITEQLYKEKYWEEHPGEAVPIMRPKFYWGPWKVYQGGELPPNM; via the exons ATGGCGAGTAGATTGTGGAGGATGTATGCCGACCGGCAGTTCTACAAATGGGAAAAGACAGTCCTTTGGGATATGATCGAGCCATATAGGCGTCCCAAATCCTTCACCCCTCTTATCTCGATCTATGTTGCTGCCTTCTACACAGGGGTTATCGGATCCGCCATTACCGAGCAGCTTTATAAG GAAAAATACTGGGAAGAACATCCAGGTGAAGCGGTGCCTATCATGAGGCCAAAATTCTATTGGGGCCCCTGGAAGGTGTATCAAGGAGGGGAACTTCCTCCAAATATGTGA